A single window of Candidatus Rhabdochlamydia oedothoracis DNA harbors:
- the pgl gene encoding 6-phosphogluconolactonase: MLIETIKPRPLDESKNLIVPGNYQKTLTFCVEHFIALSKQALADHGFFAVALSGGSTPKVIFEKLCSSPYREQMNWNNIYIFFSDERALPPDDPNSNFHMAMQAGFNKMPIPTEQIHRMEAEVDIEKNALKYEETIYRVLGKRPFDLIMLGMGEDGHTASLFPFTEGLNITDRLCIANYVPQKKCWRMTLTFSCINQASNICIYVLGANKRYMLAQVLFHPSQKTLPVEQVGTPQSKALWIVDEAATIR; encoded by the coding sequence ATGCTAATAGAAACTATAAAACCTCGCCCTTTAGACGAATCTAAAAATCTCATCGTTCCTGGTAACTATCAAAAAACTCTGACCTTTTGCGTAGAGCATTTTATTGCCCTTTCTAAACAAGCCTTAGCCGATCATGGATTTTTTGCGGTTGCTCTGTCTGGTGGTAGTACTCCAAAGGTCATTTTTGAAAAACTTTGCTCATCTCCTTATAGAGAACAAATGAATTGGAACAATATCTATATTTTTTTCAGCGATGAACGCGCACTCCCTCCTGATGATCCTAATAGTAATTTTCACATGGCTATGCAAGCAGGTTTTAATAAAATGCCCATTCCTACTGAACAAATCCATCGCATGGAAGCAGAAGTAGACATCGAAAAAAACGCTTTAAAATACGAAGAAACCATCTATAGAGTACTTGGAAAACGTCCTTTTGATTTAATTATGCTGGGAATGGGGGAAGACGGACATACGGCTTCTCTATTCCCGTTTACAGAAGGGTTAAATATCACTGATAGATTATGTATAGCTAACTATGTACCCCAAAAAAAATGCTGGCGGATGACCTTAACTTTTAGTTGTATCAATCAAGCCTCCAATATTTGTATTTACGTATTAGGAGCAAACAAAAGATACATGCTAGCCCAGGTGCTTTTTCATCCTAGCCAAAAGACCTTACCTGTAGAACAAGTGGGTACGCCTCAATCCAAGGCGCTTTGGATTGTAGATGAAGCAGCTACCATTAGATGA
- a CDS encoding TerC/Alx family metal homeostasis membrane protein, whose product MGLSIWFWVAFHILIIGFLFLDLKVFHRNFRITDFKIAWIVTGFWILLALIFNLGIYFWQGSEVALQFFSGYLIEKSLSLDNLFVFLLIFQSFQIPKKQQQRVLFWGILGALFFRIGFILLGVKLVHSFDWVLYIFAVLLVFTAYKLLKQKTVFDIQHSSVLKALKKIFPLCKEKNVDFFILKEGDKWKITTLFLALLVIESSDILFAIDSIPAIFAITTDPFIIYTSNVFAILGLRSLYFAIYQSIERLHYLRFGLSAVLLFIALKIILSPIFPIPVSISLIITLLILSFTIMFPLFLKRKH is encoded by the coding sequence ATGGGATTATCAATTTGGTTTTGGGTTGCTTTTCATATTTTGATTATAGGATTCTTATTCCTAGACCTAAAGGTATTTCATCGAAATTTTCGTATTACGGATTTTAAAATAGCTTGGATAGTAACTGGTTTTTGGATCTTATTAGCTTTAATTTTCAATTTAGGAATCTATTTTTGGCAAGGCTCTGAGGTGGCATTGCAATTTTTTTCGGGATATTTAATTGAAAAATCATTAAGCCTTGATAATTTATTTGTTTTTTTATTGATTTTTCAATCTTTTCAAATTCCAAAAAAGCAGCAGCAAAGGGTTTTATTTTGGGGGATATTAGGGGCTTTATTTTTTCGGATTGGATTCATTTTATTAGGTGTAAAACTAGTGCATTCATTCGATTGGGTGCTTTACATCTTTGCAGTTCTCTTGGTATTTACGGCTTACAAGTTACTCAAACAAAAAACGGTTTTTGATATACAGCACTCTTCTGTTCTGAAAGCTCTTAAAAAAATTTTTCCTCTTTGTAAAGAAAAGAACGTAGATTTTTTTATCCTAAAAGAAGGGGATAAATGGAAAATTACCACTCTTTTTTTAGCTCTATTGGTTATTGAAAGCTCAGATATTCTTTTTGCTATAGATTCTATTCCTGCTATTTTTGCTATAACTACAGACCCTTTTATTATATACACCTCTAATGTCTTTGCTATTTTAGGTTTACGTTCTTTATACTTTGCTATTTATCAATCGATTGAAAGACTGCACTACTTGCGCTTTGGATTATCAGCAGTGTTACTTTTCATAGCATTAAAAATCATACTTTCTCCTATTTTCCCTATCCCTGTTAGCATTTCTTTAATTATTACCTTGCTTATTTTATCTTTTACAATTATGTTTCCTCTTTTTTTAAAGAGAAAACATTAA
- the serS gene encoding serine--tRNA ligase has protein sequence MLDLKFIKDNQKIVQEAIRLKNVNLNLQELLLCEAQVADCKKKIELLQTERNANAKRVSQSPKEEREDFILKGREIASEIEQLKPILNNLEHRLRDYLLLVPNIPAKEAPIGENEDFNVGVKKWGQAPVFDFPFLNHTEILQKNRWSEERISQVCGSRTYALKNEMVLLDMALLQFALRKARSKGFELITVPSLVRDFALYGTGHFPEGKEQVYFLSKDNLYLSGTAEVPINSLHSGEILQEEQLPMLYAGFSPCFRRESGSAGRDVKGLIRVHQFYKVELFVICKNDREESLLWLYKLLQIAEEIMQDLELPYRVVECCTGDMGLGKVRMFDIEAWVASEAKYRETHSCSSLHDWQSRRSNVRYRTSDGAVKFCHTLNNTAIATPRILVPFLENHQQKDGNIYIPLALQPYLEGQEYLLPHN, from the coding sequence ATGCTCGATCTGAAATTTATTAAAGACAACCAAAAAATTGTACAAGAAGCAATACGACTGAAAAATGTTAATCTGAATTTACAGGAATTATTGCTATGCGAAGCCCAAGTTGCAGATTGTAAAAAAAAAATAGAGCTTTTGCAAACAGAGCGTAATGCTAATGCTAAAAGAGTATCTCAAAGTCCTAAAGAAGAAAGAGAGGACTTTATATTAAAAGGTAGAGAGATCGCATCTGAGATTGAACAATTAAAACCCATCTTAAATAACTTAGAACATCGTTTAAGAGACTATCTTCTTCTTGTTCCTAATATTCCTGCTAAAGAAGCTCCCATTGGGGAAAATGAGGATTTTAACGTAGGCGTTAAAAAATGGGGACAGGCACCTGTCTTTGATTTTCCTTTTCTTAATCATACAGAAATTTTACAAAAAAATCGGTGGTCAGAAGAGAGAATTTCACAGGTTTGCGGGTCTCGAACCTACGCCTTAAAAAATGAGATGGTTTTGCTAGACATGGCTCTTTTACAATTTGCTTTGCGTAAAGCACGCTCTAAGGGGTTTGAACTTATCACAGTTCCATCGCTTGTGCGAGATTTTGCTCTATATGGCACAGGGCATTTTCCCGAAGGAAAAGAACAGGTCTACTTTTTATCCAAAGACAATCTCTATCTTTCAGGTACAGCCGAGGTTCCTATCAATAGCCTGCATTCAGGAGAAATTTTACAAGAAGAACAATTGCCTATGCTCTATGCAGGGTTTTCTCCTTGCTTTAGAAGAGAATCTGGTAGTGCAGGACGTGATGTAAAAGGACTTATCCGTGTACATCAGTTTTATAAAGTCGAGCTATTTGTCATTTGTAAAAATGATAGAGAAGAATCTCTCTTGTGGCTGTATAAATTGTTGCAAATCGCTGAAGAGATTATGCAAGATTTAGAATTACCTTATAGAGTTGTTGAATGTTGCACAGGGGATATGGGGCTTGGTAAAGTAAGAATGTTTGATATTGAGGCTTGGGTAGCGAGTGAAGCTAAGTATCGAGAGACCCACAGCTGTTCTTCTCTTCACGATTGGCAATCTCGTAGATCTAATGTTCGTTATCGTACATCAGATGGTGCAGTGAAATTCTGTCATACGTTAAATAATACAGCTATTGCAACACCGCGCATTTTAGTTCCATTTCTTGAGAATCATCAACAAAAAGATGGAAACATTTATATTCCTTTAGCTCTTCAACCTTACCTAGAAGGACAAGAATATCTATTACCGCATAACTAG
- the zwf gene encoding glucose-6-phosphate dehydrogenase, producing the protein MPDSPLQEPGISTRFVNPCILVIFGATGDLTARKLLPALYNLAREGQLAPQFACVGFARKEKTNEQFREEVKEALNQFSRAKPIDETLWKHFQEQIFYYQSEFHNEQGYKRLQGFLQTLDVKLDTRGNRVFYLATQPSFFPLICKNLHKADLIYKLQETKKFSRLIIEKPFGHDLSSAQDLQQKLLCFLQEDQIYRIDHYLGKETVQNILVFRFANSLFESLWNRSYIDHVQITVAESMGIGTRGAFWEEAGLMRDIVQNHMMQLLSLMAMEPPINLEADSIRNEKVKVLQAIRPFNEGDMNQHVIRGQYGSGYINAESVAGYREEKNVSATSNVETFAALRLFIDNWRWSGVPFYLRAGKRLPKRTTEIALVFKHPPGILFQNVAKKNEANVLALRIQPDEGTSLKVNCKVPGLTGPIQPVKMDFRYGSYFGINPPEAYERLILDCMFGDNTLFARQDEVYNSWKFITPILAYFSANIDKDFPNYAAGSWGPKSADQLLLQDRRKWRLI; encoded by the coding sequence ATGCCTGATTCCCCTCTTCAAGAACCTGGAATATCCACTCGATTTGTAAATCCCTGTATTCTGGTTATTTTTGGTGCTACAGGAGATCTAACCGCTAGAAAACTGCTTCCTGCTCTTTATAACTTAGCAAGAGAAGGGCAACTTGCTCCCCAATTTGCTTGTGTGGGGTTTGCTAGAAAAGAAAAGACAAATGAACAATTCCGTGAAGAGGTAAAAGAGGCTCTTAATCAATTTTCCAGAGCTAAACCCATTGATGAAACTCTTTGGAAGCATTTTCAAGAACAGATTTTTTACTACCAATCAGAATTCCACAATGAACAAGGATATAAACGCCTGCAAGGTTTTTTGCAAACCTTAGATGTAAAGCTGGATACTAGAGGTAACCGTGTTTTCTACCTGGCTACGCAACCTAGTTTTTTCCCTTTGATCTGCAAAAATTTGCATAAAGCAGATCTTATTTACAAGCTCCAAGAAACAAAAAAGTTTTCTCGACTCATCATAGAAAAACCTTTTGGGCATGACTTATCTTCTGCTCAAGATCTACAACAAAAATTGCTCTGTTTTTTACAAGAAGATCAAATCTATCGAATCGATCATTATTTAGGTAAAGAAACAGTACAAAACATCTTAGTCTTTCGTTTTGCTAATTCCTTATTTGAATCTTTGTGGAATAGAAGTTATATAGACCATGTGCAAATTACCGTTGCTGAAAGTATGGGAATTGGCACTAGAGGAGCTTTTTGGGAAGAGGCGGGACTAATGCGCGATATTGTACAAAACCACATGATGCAGTTACTCTCGCTTATGGCTATGGAGCCTCCCATTAACCTAGAAGCGGACTCTATTCGCAATGAGAAGGTAAAAGTACTACAAGCGATCCGTCCTTTTAATGAAGGAGACATGAATCAACATGTGATACGTGGGCAATACGGTTCGGGTTATATCAATGCAGAGTCCGTAGCTGGTTACCGAGAAGAAAAAAATGTCTCTGCTACATCAAATGTGGAAACGTTTGCTGCTTTGCGCTTATTTATTGATAATTGGCGCTGGTCAGGGGTTCCTTTTTATTTACGAGCTGGAAAACGATTGCCTAAAAGAACGACTGAAATTGCGCTTGTTTTTAAGCATCCTCCAGGGATTTTATTTCAAAATGTAGCAAAAAAAAATGAAGCAAATGTTCTTGCATTGCGCATTCAACCCGATGAAGGTACTTCATTAAAGGTCAATTGCAAAGTTCCCGGATTAACAGGCCCTATTCAACCGGTAAAAATGGATTTTCGCTACGGTTCTTACTTTGGTATAAACCCTCCTGAAGCATACGAAAGACTGATTTTGGATTGCATGTTCGGAGATAATACCCTCTTTGCAAGACAAGATGAGGTGTATAATTCTTGGAAGTTTATTACTCCGATTTTAGCGTATTTCTCAGCTAATATAGACAAAGATTTCCCCAATTACGCCGCAGGCAGCTGGGGTCCAAAATCTGCAGACCAGCTTTTATTGCAAGACAGAAGAAAATGGAGGCTCATTTAA
- a CDS encoding glucose-6-phosphate dehydrogenase assembly protein OpcA, whose product MTSTPYPVSPAYIERELKRIWESLETKNITRACLFNLIFFTYDNPRKAYFQKVVHSVVEKFPSRVLFITIDQASQKEELVIQVSMLFSGKAEYDVACDYIEVQASYSSQMRIPFLVLPHILPDLPVYLVWGEDLGQNEPLLQSLEPLASRIIFDSEATCNLSLFAKYCLKQQSIHYDIADLNWARIENWRDILSTVFSSKEKLERIQQAQTLHIFYNAQQSTFFCHAKIQSLYLQAWLACQLKWEFKSLEEQQQKMICTYQGKSGPIQLFISPVVHTHLPTGLIVSIEILLKDASSFLFSRDTEQQNHITVQETTPKQCALPARYISPKGGAGHSLVQEICRRGNSTHYLQVLNLLQNTHLKNPC is encoded by the coding sequence ATGACCTCTACTCCTTACCCTGTATCTCCTGCTTACATTGAGCGGGAATTAAAAAGAATTTGGGAATCTTTAGAAACAAAAAATATTACAAGAGCCTGTCTCTTTAATTTAATCTTTTTTACCTATGATAATCCCCGTAAAGCCTACTTTCAAAAAGTTGTTCACTCAGTAGTGGAAAAATTTCCTTCTCGTGTGCTTTTTATCACTATCGATCAAGCTTCTCAAAAAGAAGAGTTGGTTATACAGGTTTCTATGCTTTTTTCTGGGAAAGCAGAGTACGATGTAGCTTGTGACTATATTGAAGTTCAAGCATCTTACTCTTCTCAAATGCGTATTCCCTTTCTAGTCCTTCCTCATATTTTACCCGATCTGCCGGTCTATCTAGTCTGGGGAGAGGATTTAGGCCAAAACGAACCCCTACTGCAATCTTTAGAACCTTTAGCAAGCCGGATCATTTTTGATTCTGAAGCAACTTGTAATCTTTCCTTATTTGCAAAGTATTGCTTAAAGCAGCAAAGCATTCATTACGATATAGCAGATTTAAATTGGGCTCGAATAGAAAATTGGAGAGATATTCTATCCACTGTTTTTTCCTCTAAAGAAAAATTAGAAAGAATACAACAAGCGCAAACTCTACATATTTTTTATAATGCGCAGCAAAGTACGTTTTTCTGTCATGCAAAAATTCAATCTTTATACTTACAAGCTTGGCTTGCCTGTCAGCTAAAATGGGAATTTAAAAGCTTAGAAGAGCAACAGCAGAAAATGATTTGTACCTATCAAGGAAAATCAGGACCTATCCAACTTTTTATTTCTCCAGTTGTTCATACGCACTTACCTACAGGCCTAATCGTTTCTATAGAAATTCTGCTTAAAGATGCTTCTTCTTTTTTATTTTCTAGAGATACAGAGCAACAAAATCATATTACTGTACAAGAGACCACCCCTAAGCAATGCGCCCTTCCAGCTCGTTATATTTCTCCCAAGGGAGGGGCTGGACATTCTCTTGTTCAAGAAATTTGCCGTCGAGGTAATTCTACTCATTATTTACAAGTATTAAACCTTCTACAAAATACCCATTTAAAGAATCCATGCTAA
- a CDS encoding TipAS antibiotic-recognition domain-containing protein, whose protein sequence is MTLEAFTIKDSIKESNENVKNMSKEDFEKTNQDWVHILDDLAKQWKNRASAGSAEVQKIIRRHYEWLKKYWTPNCESYAGIGEGYTSADSNG, encoded by the coding sequence ATGACTCTGGAAGCCTTTACAATTAAGGATTCCATCAAAGAGTCCAATGAAAATGTCAAAAATATGAGCAAAGAAGATTTTGAAAAAACCAATCAGGACTGGGTTCATATTCTTGACGATCTTGCAAAGCAGTGGAAAAACCGCGCTTCAGCGGGCTCTGCGGAAGTCCAGAAGATCATCCGTCGCCACTATGAATGGTTGAAAAAATACTGGACTCCCAACTGCGAATCCTATGCCGGGATAGGGGAGGGATATACTAGTGCCGATTCAAACGGCTAG
- a CDS encoding helix-turn-helix domain-containing protein → MKYSRSGMTDWLIQHGFAYKRPKKIPGKLDPEKQRIFIEQYRALKETLNPDEEIYFIDAVHPNISPKPYVDGSKKAFKRLCRHPGNNCDCILLELFA, encoded by the coding sequence ATAAAATATTCCCGAAGTGGCATGACAGATTGGCTCATACAGCACGGATTTGCTTATAAACGTCCTAAAAAGATTCCTGGGAAATTAGATCCTGAAAAACAACGAATTTTCATAGAACAATATAGGGCTTTAAAGGAGACCTTAAACCCTGATGAAGAGATCTATTTCATAGATGCTGTGCATCCGAACATCAGTCCCAAGCCGTATGTGGATGGATCAAAAAAGGCGTTCAAAAGACTTTGCAGACATCCGGGAAACAATTGCGATTGCATTTTGCTGGAGCTCTTTGCCTGA
- a CDS encoding CTP synthase — MHKTKYVFITGGVVSSLGKGLTSASIAMLLESRGLEIGMLKLDPYLNVDPGTMNPLQHGEVYVTDDGAETDLDLGHYFRYTHAELSRLSNTTSGQIYETVIRRERKGDYSGKTVQVVPHITDEIKQRILHCGKDSLNVILIEVGGTVGDIESLPFLEAIRQFRHERPDQCINIHLTYVPYLKAAGEVKTKPTQHSVQILREIGIIPDIILCRTENALKEEIKDKISLFCSVPKTGVVDIIDVESIYEVPIHLHQQRLDEKICQMLKLKTPSSNLTKWKKMLHNLSNPKGKVVIGIVAKYLQHQDAYKSVFEALKHGALANQLDLEFRLFDAEKIPDSSFFTEENCDGYLVPGGFGERGWEGKIQIAKHCREQYIPYFGICLGMQVLCTEFVRNVVGLSEANSTEINPDTKDPVISLLSEQTEVTNLGGTMRLGAFACHLLASTKAAKAYGVSNISERHRHRFEFNNAYKEICEKKGLIFSGIFEEGNLCEVAEVKNHPWMIGVQFHPEFKSKPTAPHPLFKEFIKSSFSYRNKE; from the coding sequence ATGCATAAAACAAAGTACGTATTTATTACTGGTGGGGTTGTTTCTTCTTTAGGAAAAGGCCTAACTTCCGCTTCAATTGCTATGTTATTGGAGAGTCGCGGTCTAGAGATTGGAATGCTTAAACTCGATCCATATTTAAATGTTGATCCTGGGACAATGAATCCTTTGCAACATGGAGAAGTATATGTCACAGATGATGGAGCCGAAACTGACTTAGATCTAGGGCATTACTTTCGTTATACACATGCCGAGCTTTCTAGACTGTCTAATACAACTTCAGGACAGATTTACGAGACTGTAATTAGACGAGAGAGGAAGGGTGATTATTCGGGAAAAACAGTTCAAGTCGTCCCTCATATCACAGATGAAATTAAACAGCGCATTTTGCATTGTGGAAAAGATTCCTTAAATGTAATTTTAATAGAGGTAGGAGGAACTGTTGGTGATATTGAATCTTTACCTTTTTTAGAAGCAATTCGTCAATTTCGCCATGAGCGCCCTGATCAATGTATAAATATTCATCTAACCTACGTTCCTTATTTAAAAGCAGCTGGAGAAGTTAAAACAAAACCTACGCAGCACTCTGTACAAATCCTAAGAGAAATTGGTATTATACCCGATATTATTCTCTGTCGTACTGAAAATGCTTTAAAAGAGGAAATTAAGGATAAAATCAGCTTGTTTTGTAGTGTGCCAAAGACAGGAGTTGTAGACATCATTGATGTGGAGAGCATTTATGAAGTACCCATTCATTTGCATCAACAACGCTTAGATGAAAAAATTTGCCAAATGCTGAAACTAAAAACTCCATCATCTAATTTGACAAAGTGGAAAAAGATGCTACACAACCTATCTAATCCCAAAGGTAAAGTAGTGATTGGCATTGTTGCCAAATACCTCCAACACCAAGATGCCTATAAGTCGGTTTTTGAAGCTTTAAAGCATGGAGCGCTAGCTAATCAACTTGATCTTGAATTTCGCTTATTTGATGCGGAAAAAATCCCAGATAGTTCATTTTTTACAGAAGAAAACTGTGATGGATATCTTGTACCTGGTGGATTTGGAGAAAGAGGATGGGAAGGAAAGATTCAAATTGCTAAACACTGTCGAGAGCAATACATCCCTTATTTTGGTATTTGCCTTGGCATGCAAGTGTTATGTACAGAGTTTGTTCGCAATGTAGTGGGTTTAAGTGAGGCAAATTCTACAGAAATTAACCCTGATACTAAAGATCCTGTTATTTCTCTTTTAAGCGAACAAACAGAGGTCACTAATTTAGGCGGCACTATGCGCCTAGGAGCTTTTGCTTGTCATCTTCTAGCCTCTACTAAAGCGGCAAAAGCCTATGGCGTGAGTAACATTTCAGAAAGACATCGCCACAGATTCGAATTTAATAATGCGTATAAAGAAATCTGTGAAAAAAAAGGACTGATTTTCTCCGGAATTTTTGAAGAGGGAAATCTTTGTGAAGTCGCAGAAGTTAAAAACCACCCTTGGATGATTGGTGTGCAGTTTCACCCTGAGTTTAAATCAAAACCTACAGCTCCCCACCCTCTTTTCAAAGAGTTTATTAAATCTTCATTTTCATATAGAAATAAGGAATAA
- a CDS encoding helix-turn-helix domain-containing protein, which produces MKKLTPSQRADLEHKLKHPKDYSERNRLCVILGYDEGISTKNLAKTLRISPITVQEYLREYDSENKTGSSPRGGSKSKLSQDQTESLTPTGKDLS; this is translated from the coding sequence ATGAAAAAACTGACCCCTAGCCAGAGAGCTGACTTAGAACACAAGTTAAAGCATCCAAAAGACTATTCTGAACGGAATAGGCTTTGTGTAATTTTGGGCTATGATGAGGGTATCTCAACAAAAAATCTTGCTAAAACACTCCGGATAAGCCCTATCACTGTTCAGGAATACCTCAGAGAATATGATTCCGAAAATAAAACTGGAAGTAGCCCTCGAGGCGGTAGCAAATCAAAACTTTCACAAGACCAAACAGAGTCTCTAACACCTACAGGAAAAGACCTATCTTAA
- the ruvX gene encoding Holliday junction resolvase RuvX has product MGRLLGIDFGLTRIGIAISDERKIIATALGNIKTKDKPLEALENLLAKYSSMEAIVVGLPLLLNGKEGDMALRARMFAAILESHFQVPIIFWDERLSSAQVERFLTECGVNRKKRAQISDEQAAALILQDYLNCHSKKN; this is encoded by the coding sequence TTGGGTAGGCTTTTAGGCATCGATTTTGGTTTAACCCGTATAGGGATTGCCATTTCTGATGAGCGAAAAATTATTGCTACAGCTCTTGGAAATATCAAGACAAAAGATAAACCCTTAGAGGCCCTAGAAAATCTTTTAGCAAAATATTCTTCTATGGAGGCTATTGTAGTAGGACTTCCTTTGTTATTAAATGGGAAAGAAGGAGATATGGCTCTACGTGCACGCATGTTTGCTGCAATTTTAGAAAGTCATTTTCAAGTGCCTATTATTTTTTGGGATGAAAGATTAAGTTCTGCTCAAGTAGAAAGGTTTTTAACAGAGTGCGGAGTAAACCGAAAAAAACGTGCACAAATCAGCGATGAACAAGCTGCTGCTCTCATCTTACAAGATTATCTTAATTGTCATTCAAAAAAAAATTAA
- a CDS encoding carbonic anhydrase — MSIVNAISPEKALERLVQGNKRFTSDKLKHPNRTGMRRKAIKTTQKPFAIILGCSDSRVPPEIIFDQGLGDLFIIRVAGNVIDAIGIDSIEYAANHLGSSVVLVLGHEKCGAVSAVVTNQASDIPTIAKLIEPAVEKTRNLKGNHLFNAITANINQVVEQIQNTSVLIKLIEKKKLKIVGGYYYLETGKVDFFENHLMVAASSTIQSALD; from the coding sequence ATGTCTATAGTTAACGCGATTTCTCCTGAAAAAGCATTAGAGCGTTTAGTTCAGGGTAATAAGAGGTTCACCTCTGATAAATTAAAGCATCCCAATAGAACCGGTATGCGTAGAAAAGCTATAAAGACTACGCAAAAGCCCTTTGCGATTATTTTAGGCTGTTCGGATTCAAGGGTTCCCCCAGAGATTATCTTCGATCAAGGCTTAGGAGATCTATTTATTATACGAGTAGCTGGTAATGTTATTGATGCGATTGGTATAGACAGCATTGAATATGCAGCAAATCATCTAGGCTCATCTGTTGTATTAGTGCTAGGTCATGAAAAGTGTGGAGCTGTATCTGCAGTTGTTACTAACCAAGCTTCTGATATACCAACTATTGCCAAATTAATCGAGCCTGCTGTAGAAAAGACACGTAATCTAAAAGGAAATCACCTGTTCAATGCAATTACAGCGAATATAAACCAAGTAGTTGAGCAAATACAAAACACTTCTGTGCTTATTAAGCTTATTGAGAAAAAGAAGTTAAAAATAGTGGGTGGCTATTACTATTTAGAAACCGGAAAGGTGGATTTTTTCGAAAATCATCTAATGGTAGCTGCTTCATCTACAATCCAAAGCGCCTTGGATTGA
- a CDS encoding transposase: MQTSGKQLRLHFAGALCLTGMKIFTEEYKTVDADAMLDFFKKLEKQTEARIIHVILDNARSNKNKKLEEFLMSSRIKVHYLPPYSPNLNPIEQLVEDLKSLFKIFSKVEQ, translated from the coding sequence TTGCAGACATCCGGGAAACAATTGCGATTGCATTTTGCTGGAGCTCTTTGCCTGACAGGAATGAAGATTTTTACAGAGGAATATAAGACAGTTGATGCCGATGCAATGCTCGATTTTTTCAAGAAGCTAGAAAAACAGACAGAGGCTCGAATTATTCATGTAATTTTGGATAATGCGAGATCAAACAAAAATAAGAAACTAGAAGAGTTTCTGATGTCTTCTAGGATTAAAGTGCACTATCTCCCTCCTTATTCACCGAATTTGAATCCTATTGAACAGCTTGTGGAAGATCTTAAGAGCCTGTTTAAAATCTTTTCAAAAGTAGAGCAATAA
- a CDS encoding TauD/TfdA family dioxygenase produces the protein MGVTFEDDTEIPSEVIDQIQQIIAKIKMAVKWQSNDILIFDNTRILHARKGFPENGRRELVSRLSIH, from the coding sequence ATTGGCGTAACTTTTGAAGATGATACGGAGATCCCAAGTGAAGTGATAGATCAGATTCAACAAATTATTGCAAAAATTAAAATGGCTGTTAAATGGCAAAGCAACGATATTTTAATTTTTGACAATACACGTATTTTACATGCACGGAAAGGATTTCCAGAAAATGGTCGTCGGGAATTGGTTTCTCGGTTGTCTATTCACTAG